One segment of Thermococcus profundus DNA contains the following:
- a CDS encoding DUF134 domain-containing protein translates to MPGGMGWGRGRGRRRKMRMIGFIPKVKHFYPALPPMVPPKPPIFMTYEEFEALRLVDYEGLTQEEAGRRMGVSRGTVWRALSSARKKVAQMIVEGRELVILPQGNETPKDERM, encoded by the coding sequence ATGCCTGGAGGAATGGGCTGGGGAAGAGGCAGAGGCAGGAGGAGAAAGATGCGGATGATCGGCTTCATCCCCAAGGTCAAACACTTCTATCCGGCCCTCCCACCAATGGTACCGCCAAAACCCCCCATCTTCATGACCTACGAGGAGTTCGAAGCCCTGAGGCTGGTTGATTACGAGGGTCTGACGCAGGAAGAAGCTGGAAGGAGAATGGGCGTCTCCCGCGGAACAGTCTGGAGGGCCCTCAGTTCTGCAAGAAAGAAAGTGGCACAGATGATCGTGGAGGGAAGGGAGCTGGTGATCCTCCCACAGGGAAACGAGACTCCAAAAGATGAGAGGATGTAG